The Acutalibacter muris genomic sequence TGCCGTCCCGGTTGAGGAACAGGAAACCGCAGTAACCGTCCACGATAATGTCCTTTGCGCCCTTGCGGTTGGCAAGCACACGCTTTAACGCTTCACAGACTTTCTCGCTCATGGGGATTTGCCGGACACCGCTTTCCGTTTTGGGCTTCTCAATGTAGTAGCCCGTTTCCTTGCTCCTAAGAAGCTGGTGGTCTACTGTGATTGTCCTGCCCTCAAAGTCAAGGTCGGCGTCGGTCAGTCCGCAAAGCTCGGAAATCCGCAGCCCTGTCCCCAGCAGTATCACGATCTCGTCATAGTATTTCTCATAGACGCTATCGCTCTCCACAAAGGCCAGTAGGCTTTCTTCCTGCGCTGGCGTGAGAGGTACCTTTGGCACCGTCGTATCTTCCAGAACGGTGTTAAGCTGGAAGTCAAACGGATTCTTGCGTATGCAATCGTCCTGTATCGCCGTATAAAAGGCTGCTTTCAGAGAACGCTTGTCATTGCTGATAGTTCGGTAAGCTATGCCCCGATCTCTCATGCGTAAAGCCCATTCTTTCGCGTCGGACATTTTTACGCTCTCAATCGGACACGCGCCCAGCGGGTCGCTCTCCAATAGCTTCATCAGCCGTTCCCGGCTCTTTACGGTGTTGTGCCGCACATTTCCCCGGTGGCGGTTCTGCTTCGCATAGAGCTGGCAGACCGTCATTTTTTTGCCGATAGGGTCTATCCCGTCGTCAAGGTCTTTCTGGATTTCCTTTTCCTTTTCCCGTAGGGATATGTCCTCCCGTTTTCCGGCTGGGGTCTTGTCCGTAGGCACTAACTTCCATGCGTAGACGAATTGCGGTTTTCCAAAGGTATCAACGTATTTGTAAGCATATCGCCCGTCTTTCCTCTGGCTCTCTCCTGAACGCAAAATACGGTTTTTGCTGTCCCGTCTTTTCTCTGACATAATGCGCTGCTCCTTTCCAAAGACGGAAGCCTTTTTGAGCGGCAAAGCTGCCGCCGAGCTGCAAGACGAGGCCGCAATGCAAACGGCAATCGGGAATGAGATTGCAACGCTTACGAAATCGTGGGGGAGCGAAAAACTGGAAATTACGATTGAGTATGTTTTTCGCTGCGAAAATCCGCCGGATGGGACCCCGAACGGCAACGACACACCAGCCCCCAATACGGAAACCCGACAATCCGAATATGGTACAAAAGAGGACTACCAATCCCTGCTCGCTTTGAAAACGCCAGACTATGCCAGCATGAGCGTTGCAGATTTCAACGCAAAGTTGCTGGCATGGGCTAACGAGGATTTTGGCCGAATGGAACGGATTGACGCTGATATGCTATGTAATGATTTTCAAGTGAGTTTCAGCGAAGAAGAACTTGCGTTTATTCGACTGACAGTATTTCTGTCTGGAACTGAAAATGGTGAGTTTGTGCAAAGCAATTACACAGGCGACCCTATGGTAGCCCCGGCCTATCAAGAGAGCTTGCCGCAGAAAGTGGATAAGTCCAACGAAAAAGCCCCTATGTGGTGCGACTTTGGCTATCGCTTCTTGTACCACATAGCAAATCAGGAAACGCTGACGGTTGGAGAGCGAGATCGTTGTATCGGCGGCATGATTACCGCCGTAGAGAAGTTTTGGAATGACACAACGCTTGATGATCTGCTCACTATGACGAAAGATGATGTGATTTCCTGTACTTCTTCGCGTTCTTGCCTTTTACATAGACGGCAAGCCGGATAAGGAGCGCACCCGCAATCCCGATTAAAAGGTCTGTCGGGTGGAAGCTGGGGGCTGCGCTGGAAAAGGCGGCGGTAAAGCCCTCGCCCATGTGCAGCAGCTTTTGGCTTGCGTCCGCACCGGGGGCAAGGCGCACCGCTTCGCCCAGCTTGTCAAAGAGGTAGACAAAGAGAAGATAGGGGGCGTTTAGGATAAGCTGCTTCTTGATTTCCGGCTTCATAGGGATTCCTCCTGCACCTTGTTTTTCACCTTTTGACGGTTGGTGTTGAGCTGCTTTGCCTTGTCCCGGAACGCTGCCAGCACCTTACGGATAGACGGCCTTTGCTCCTGTGTCAGCTTCCTTGCGGAAAACTCCTTAAAAGCGGCGGTCAGCACGTCGGCGTCCCGCCCTTTGAAAAACACAAGGTAGCGGGGCGGGGTTTCCGTGGCGTCCTTTTTCAGCGCGTAATCAATGCCGTACTTTTTCGCCGTACTCTCAAAGGCTTTGATATTGCCGTCGGTGATCTCGATATTGGAAACGCCCGCGTTCTGCTTCATAAGCTGGCGCAAGGTCTGTTTTCCGTGGGGGATTGCCTGTTTATCAACCTCTTTTTTTACTTGTGAAAGTACCTCTTTCATGGCCTTTTGCAGCATTTCGGCGGTGAGCTTCGCCCCCTTGATGGACAGGGCCACTACTTTTTCGTTGACTTCATCTTGCAAATAACCACCTCGCTTTTAGGTGGGAATGGGGCAGGATTTATCTGCCACGTTCCCCGATGTCAGTCAAAATGTTCAGATTTTTTGATGTTCTGTGCCCTGTGGGGTACAGCTCGTCAAATCCGTACCCGCAGACCGCTCAAATCCTCGGCGCGGATTCCGACAAGATACCAGTTTGCGCCGTACTCAATGCGGGTGGGCTTCCACTTGTGGCCTGTGAACACTTCCAGCGCGTCGCCGCAATGCAGCCCGCCATAGTAGTCCCCCAGCCCAAAGCGAATATCGTAGCGGTCGGTTCGCTCGTCGAAAATCAAGGCTCCCTGTTTCATGTTGTACGCTCCTTTCAGATTTGTCCCGTCGCCATATCATGGGCGACAAGGGCGGTGTAGTAGCTTCCCATTGTGCTGGGGGCATTGAACAGCACCGCCAGCAGATATTTTTTGATATTGCGGATTTTCGTAGTGTTCTCCCGCATACAGTCCATGACAAACTCAATGTGACTGCTATTGAGTTTCAGCAGCTTGGCCTTTACCAGCTCGGCGGGGTAGTCGTCCCCGGCCACCCGGATAATTTTGCGGGCCGTGCAGACGGTTTCCACCAGCAGTTCCACAATGCCGTCCAATTCCTCCGGGTCAATCTTGGAGTAGCGCAGGAGATGTTCGTACTCGATATTCTCCTTAATGATCTCCCGATAAAGCTCAACCGCGCTCTGTGTTGCCGCTTCCTTTCGCTTCCGTTCCGGCGGCTCTGCCGCAGCGTCCCCGTAAGGTGAGGGGTCAGGGGAAAGGATAGGAATGGAATCGGTACTTGGTAAATCCGTAATTGATTGTTCTTTTTTTGGTAAGTCAGTTCTTGATATATCTTTATTTAATTGCGTTGGATTTTCCAACGTAGGTTTATCCAATGTAGGTTTTTCCTGCGTTGGATTATCCAATGTTGGATTTTCCAACGTAGGTAAATCTGATGTAGGCGGCTGCGGCTGTTCGTAGATCACATACTCCGCGCCCCGCAAGCGGCCTTGCCGTATCGTAATTCGCCATATCCTGCACCCACATCTTGGAGGTAATGAACAGTTCCTCTCTGGTGCAGATGCCCTCGTCAATGGCCTGCCGCACAGCCTCGCCCACCGCATCCTCGTTGGTGTAGCTGGCGGCGGTGTCGATGAGCCGGTAGCCCGCCCGGATCGCGGTCAAAACGGACTGCCTGCATTCCTCCTTGTCCCGCACCTGGAACACGCCGAAGCCCTCCTGGGGCATTTTCACTCCGTTGTGCAAGGTTACATATTCCATATGGATTCCTCCGTTCGTTTTGTTCTTATCTATATTTTAACACGTTTCCCGCAAAAGAGAAGTTCCAAAAAGTTCATCAGTATATACCTAAAGGTGTGCGCTCACTTGTTTATTTTCGACCCTCCGAACACCGGCAGCTCCATGCCGTCCAGCGCCGTGTCGATGGTGGCGATCTTGCTTTCGCTCAATTCGATTTCCCCGGCCCCCAGATTCTCTCTCAGCCGCTCTATCTTGCGGCTGCCGGGGATGGGCACGATGTAGGGCTTCTTGCACAGCATCCAAGCCATGGAGACCTGAGCGGGCGTGGCGTTCTTTTCCTCTGCCAGTCTGCCCAGCAGTTCCATCAGCGCCCGGCTCTTTTCAAAACCCTCCGGGGTGTACTGGGGCATTTTGCTCCGGTAGTCGGTGCCGGGTTCAAACTTGGAATCCACTGTGTAGGCCCCGCTCAAAAAGCCGTTTGCCATGGGGGAGAAGGCCACAAACCCTACGCCCAGTTCCTCCAGAACCGGAAACAGGCTCCCGTGCCAGCGGGCCATCAGGGAGTAGCGGTTCTCCACGGCAGTGACGGGGCAGACAGCGTGGGCGCGGCGCAGGTAATCCTCGGTGGTCTCGGAGATGCCCCAATGCTTGATTTTGCCCTCCCGGATAAGCTCTGCCATGGTTTCGGCTACTACTTCCGGTTCTACTTTGGGGTCGATGCGGTGCTGGTAGTATAGGTCAATGGCGTCCATGCCCAGCCTTTTCAAGCTGCCCTCCACGGAGGCACGGATGGTGGCGGGGGAGCTGTCTAAAATCAGGCTTTGGTCGGGGGCGTGGTGTACCCCGCACTTGGTGGCGATGACCACCTTGTCCCGCACGTCACGGAGGGCCTCGCCCACCAGCTCCTCGTTGTAGGAGGTGCTGCCGTCGGGGTTCACGCCGGTGTAGCACTCAGCGGTGTCGAAGAAAGTGTAACCCATCTCATAGGCTTCCCGGAGGGTCTTTACGGCCACGGACTTCTCGGTGGGCGCGCCGCTGGCGTGGGAGAACCCCATGCAGCCCAGGCCCACAGCGGATACCTCTAAATCGTTGCCTAAAATGCGTGTTTCCATCGTATTATCTCCTTTTCAATCAATGGTGGAAGCTGGTGAAGGTGACAGGCTCGCGCTCCGGCAGGCCCACGTTTTCCTTGCCCCACTGGATGGATCTCATCAAAAACGCCATGTTCTTTCCCAGGGTGCGCATGGTCTGCAGTCCCTCTTTATCCTCCAGGACTTCCTCGGCAGAGCCGCCATGCACCATGTTCCAATACTGGCTGGTGGCGATGGGCATATTGTTCATGGAAAAATACTTGTTGAGCACATCAAAGGTAGCGGTATTGCCGCCCCGCCTGCAAGTGACCACCGCCGCGCCGACCTTCATGGTCTTGTCGATGTTCAGCGTGCTGAAAAACAGACGGTCCATAAAGGAGATGGCCCCGCCCGCCGGGGAAGCAAAGTACACCGGCGCGCCTATGACAAAAGCGTCCGCCTGGACCAGCTTGGGGGCCAATTCGTTGACGATATCGTCAAACACGCATTTGCCGGTCTCGTGGCACTTGCGGCAGGCAATACAGCCCCGCACCTCCTTGTGGCCAACGTGTACGATCTCCGTTTCGATCCCCTGGCTTTC encodes the following:
- a CDS encoding PcfB family protein, giving the protein MQDEVNEKVVALSIKGAKLTAEMLQKAMKEVLSQVKKEVDKQAIPHGKQTLRQLMKQNAGVSNIEITDGNIKAFESTAKKYGIDYALKKDATETPPRYLVFFKGRDADVLTAAFKEFSARKLTQEQRPSIRKVLAAFRDKAKQLNTNRQKVKNKVQEESL
- a CDS encoding DUF5348 domain-containing protein, yielding MKQGALIFDERTDRYDIRFGLGDYYGGLHCGDALEVFTGHKWKPTRIEYGANWYLVGIRAEDLSGLRVRI
- a CDS encoding aldo/keto reductase, with translation MEYVTLHNGVKMPQEGFGVFQVRDKEECRQSVLTAIRAGYRLIDTAASYTNEDAVGEAVRQAIDEGICTREELFITSKMWVQDMANYDTARPLAGRGVCDLRTAAAAYIRFTYVGKSNIG
- a CDS encoding aldo/keto reductase, translated to METRILGNDLEVSAVGLGCMGFSHASGAPTEKSVAVKTLREAYEMGYTFFDTAECYTGVNPDGSTSYNEELVGEALRDVRDKVVIATKCGVHHAPDQSLILDSSPATIRASVEGSLKRLGMDAIDLYYQHRIDPKVEPEVVAETMAELIREGKIKHWGISETTEDYLRRAHAVCPVTAVENRYSLMARWHGSLFPVLEELGVGFVAFSPMANGFLSGAYTVDSKFEPGTDYRSKMPQYTPEGFEKSRALMELLGRLAEEKNATPAQVSMAWMLCKKPYIVPIPGSRKIERLRENLGAGEIELSESKIATIDTALDGMELPVFGGSKINK
- a CDS encoding flavodoxin family protein → MKALLINGSPRAKGCTYTALTELAKTLESQGIETEIVHVGHKEVRGCIACRKCHETGKCVFDDIVNELAPKLVQADAFVIGAPVYFASPAGGAISFMDRLFFSTLNIDKTMKVGAAVVTCRRGGNTATFDVLNKYFSMNNMPIATSQYWNMVHGGSAEEVLEDKEGLQTMRTLGKNMAFLMRSIQWGKENVGLPEREPVTFTSFHH